In the Aromatoleum bremense genome, one interval contains:
- a CDS encoding AraC family transcriptional regulator — protein MSSLLPSPADPTRGFAATPIAFIRAIVAAYRRYGINPANALRQAHIPPAMLENPDGRVTAAQMEIMSGVAMQELDDEALGWFSRRLPWGSYGMLCRASLSSPDLGVALKRWCRHHRLLTDDIVLRLDATQPVVELTIEVRRYLGEMHEFCLLTSLRYLLGYACWAIDSRIPLLSARFPFPPPPHRGVYPLLFQGPITFDADRAGISFDAQYLSLPLRRDEQALRQMLQRALPLTVLQYRRDRLLVQRVRQLLCSDLAPGTTADSLAERLHVSPRTLHRQLQEEGASLQRLKDEARREHAADLLRRSTRPIKQIALAVGFRNEKSFSRAFRQWTGESPSAFRERIVALGEDRHER, from the coding sequence ATGTCTTCGCTGCTTCCTTCGCCTGCCGACCCGACGCGTGGCTTTGCCGCGACACCGATCGCGTTCATCCGCGCGATCGTCGCCGCGTACCGTCGCTACGGCATCAATCCTGCCAACGCGCTGCGACAGGCGCACATTCCGCCCGCGATGCTGGAGAACCCGGACGGGCGCGTCACCGCGGCGCAAATGGAGATCATGTCCGGCGTCGCGATGCAGGAACTCGACGACGAGGCGCTCGGCTGGTTCTCGCGCCGGTTGCCGTGGGGCAGCTACGGCATGCTGTGCCGGGCGTCGCTGAGTTCGCCCGACCTCGGCGTCGCGCTCAAGCGCTGGTGCCGCCACCACCGCCTGCTGACCGACGACATCGTGCTGCGGCTCGACGCGACGCAACCGGTCGTGGAGCTGACGATCGAGGTGCGTCGCTACCTCGGCGAGATGCACGAGTTCTGCCTCCTGACGAGCCTGCGCTACCTGCTCGGCTACGCATGCTGGGCGATCGATTCGCGCATTCCGTTGCTGTCGGCGCGCTTTCCGTTTCCGCCACCGCCCCATCGTGGCGTCTATCCGCTGCTGTTCCAGGGGCCGATCACGTTCGATGCCGACCGTGCAGGCATCAGCTTCGACGCGCAATACCTGTCGCTGCCGCTGCGGCGCGACGAACAGGCGTTGCGCCAGATGCTGCAGCGCGCGCTGCCGCTGACGGTGCTGCAGTACCGCCGCGACCGGCTGCTGGTGCAGCGCGTGCGCCAGCTGCTGTGCAGCGACCTGGCGCCCGGCACGACGGCCGACAGCCTGGCGGAACGATTGCACGTATCGCCCCGCACGCTCCATCGCCAGCTGCAGGAGGAAGGGGCGTCGCTGCAGCGGCTCAAAGATGAGGCACGGCGCGAACACGCCGCAGATCTGCTGCGCCGCAGCACGCGGCCGATCAAGCAGATCGCGCTGGCCGTGGGCTTCCGCAACGAAAAGAGCTTTTCGCGCGCCTTCCGGCAATGGACCGGCGAATCGCCGAGCGCTTTCCGGGAGCGGATCGTCGCGCTCGGCGAGGATCGGCACGAGCGCTGA
- a CDS encoding phosphoribosyltransferase gives MLFADRIDAAQRLADALDAWRGKHALVLAIPRGAVPMGAALAEALQADLDVVLVRKLGAPWQPEYAVGAIDESGWSFISDPDAASEEYLEGERARQLERLKERRRSYSPRHPPVDPAGRIVIVVDDGLATGATMIAALHAVRSKGPQRLICAVPVGAPASVEKVKPYADEVVCLYTPPNFHAVGQFYGNFDQVEDDEVVACLERFRTRPGAQAAD, from the coding sequence ATGCTATTTGCCGACCGTATCGACGCCGCGCAGCGCCTCGCCGACGCACTCGACGCCTGGCGCGGGAAACACGCGCTGGTGCTCGCGATTCCCCGCGGCGCCGTGCCGATGGGCGCCGCACTGGCCGAAGCGCTGCAGGCCGACCTCGACGTCGTGCTGGTGCGCAAGCTCGGCGCGCCGTGGCAGCCGGAGTACGCAGTCGGGGCGATCGACGAGAGCGGCTGGTCGTTCATCTCCGATCCCGATGCCGCCAGCGAGGAGTACCTGGAGGGCGAGCGCGCGCGGCAGCTCGAGCGCCTGAAGGAACGGCGCCGCTCGTATTCGCCGCGACATCCGCCGGTCGATCCCGCCGGCCGCATCGTCATCGTCGTCGACGACGGGCTCGCCACCGGGGCGACGATGATCGCCGCGCTGCACGCGGTCCGCAGCAAAGGACCGCAGCGGCTGATCTGCGCGGTGCCGGTCGGAGCACCTGCGAGCGTGGAAAAAGTGAAGCCTTACGCCGACGAGGTCGTGTGCCTGTATACGCCGCCGAATTTCCACGCCGTCGGGCAGTTCTATGGCAACTTCGATCAGGTCGAGGATGACGAGGTCGTGGCCTGCCTCGAGCGGTTTCGCACGAGACCGGGCGCGCAGGCAGCGGACTGA
- a CDS encoding chromate transporter, with product MFIAFTVLALQGFGGVLAVAQRELVDRRGWLTREEFIAAYSLAQLLPGPNVVNLSLMLGDRFFGWRGALAAIGGMLLVPLVLVLVLAASYNRLSDYPVVAGALRGMGAVAAGLMLAMGFKMLGTLRRNPLGLVLCALLGLATLVAVAVLRVPLAWVVIGFGVFAWGLARWCIARQERQP from the coding sequence CTGTTCATCGCTTTCACCGTGCTCGCGCTGCAGGGCTTCGGCGGCGTGCTGGCGGTCGCCCAGCGCGAACTCGTCGATCGCCGCGGCTGGCTGACGCGAGAGGAATTCATCGCCGCGTATTCGCTCGCGCAGCTGCTGCCGGGCCCCAACGTCGTCAATCTGTCGCTAATGCTCGGCGACCGCTTCTTCGGCTGGCGCGGCGCACTGGCGGCGATCGGCGGCATGCTGCTCGTGCCGCTGGTGCTGGTGCTGGTGCTCGCGGCGAGCTACAACCGGCTTTCGGATTACCCGGTCGTCGCCGGCGCGCTGCGCGGCATGGGCGCCGTCGCCGCGGGGCTGATGCTGGCGATGGGCTTCAAGATGCTGGGCACGTTGCGGCGCAACCCGCTGGGGCTCGTGCTGTGCGCGCTGCTCGGCCTGGCGACGCTCGTCGCCGTCGCGGTGTTGCGCGTGCCGCTGGCGTGGGTCGTGATCGGGTTCGGCGTCTTCGCCTGGGGGCTCGCCCGCTGGTGCATCGCGCGGCAGGAGCGGCAGCCATGA
- a CDS encoding chromate transporter → MTPGFMLSDLPQFFLHFLTLSLLSIGGAMSTAPEMHRLLVHDRGWLTDADFTTAIALAQAAPGPNVLFVPVLGFQVAGLPGAAAALVGILLPSTLLSLGVSRWGSRRRDTPAVRAFTAGLAPVTVGLMFSSGWVLALPFVREPAHRVGGIVLIAATVVAMLRTRLAPIWLIAIGAVAGALGWA, encoded by the coding sequence ATGACGCCGGGCTTCATGCTGTCCGACCTGCCGCAGTTCTTCCTGCACTTTCTGACGCTGTCGCTGCTGTCGATCGGCGGAGCGATGTCGACGGCGCCGGAGATGCATCGCCTTCTCGTGCACGATCGCGGCTGGCTCACCGATGCGGACTTCACGACTGCGATCGCGCTCGCGCAGGCGGCGCCGGGGCCGAACGTGCTGTTCGTGCCGGTGCTCGGCTTCCAGGTGGCGGGTCTGCCCGGAGCCGCCGCCGCGCTGGTCGGCATCCTGCTGCCGTCGACGCTGCTGTCGCTCGGCGTCAGCCGCTGGGGTAGCCGGCGCCGCGACACGCCGGCGGTGCGCGCGTTCACTGCGGGACTCGCGCCGGTCACCGTCGGGCTGATGTTCTCGTCCGGCTGGGTGCTCGCGCTGCCTTTCGTGCGCGAGCCGGCCCACCGCGTCGGTGGCATCGTGCTGATCGCGGCGACGGTGGTTGCGATGCTGCGCACGCGCCTCGCGCCGATCTGGCTGATCGCCATCGGCGCCGTGGCCGGCGCGCTCGGCTGGGCGTAG
- a CDS encoding DoxX family protein: protein MKDFTVLAGRLLLALIFILSGWGKIKGYAGSQQYMESMGVSGALLPLVIFAELGGGLAIAFGLLTRLAAVGLGVFCLLAAAIFHTDFSNQMQVIQFMKNLAIAGGFLVLSVHGPGAFSIDAWRQRRT from the coding sequence ATGAAGGATTTCACCGTTCTGGCCGGGCGTCTCCTGCTGGCGCTGATCTTCATCCTCAGCGGCTGGGGGAAGATCAAAGGCTATGCCGGCAGCCAGCAGTACATGGAATCGATGGGCGTGAGCGGCGCGCTGTTGCCGCTGGTGATTTTCGCCGAACTCGGCGGCGGCCTCGCGATCGCGTTCGGCCTGCTGACGCGGCTCGCCGCCGTCGGGCTGGGCGTGTTCTGCCTGCTCGCCGCGGCAATCTTCCATACCGACTTCTCGAACCAGATGCAGGTCATCCAGTTCATGAAGAACCTCGCGATCGCGGGCGGCTTCCTCGTCCTGAGCGTCCACGGGCCCGGCGCATTCAGCATCGACGCGTGGCGGCAGCGACGGACCTAG
- a CDS encoding cytochrome ubiquinol oxidase subunit I: MWDIDALLLARIQFGFTISFHIVFPAITIGLASYLVVLEGQWLRTGQEVFRDLYHFWSKIFAVNFGMGVVSGVVMAYQFGTNWSYFSDFAGGVTGPLLAYEVLTAFFLEAGFLGVMLFGWKRVGPGLHFLSTVMVAAGTLLSATWILASNSWMQTPAGYEIVAGRVVPTDWIAVILNPSFPYRLVHMGIAAFLATALIVGASGAWHLLRGRDTPAIRKMLSMAMWMLLFVAPLQAVVGDFHGLNTLDHQPAKIAAMEGHWENVPGEGVPLTLFGWPDMEREETHFAVRVPRLASLILTHSWDGQFPGLKEFPREDRPNSTIVFWSFRIMVGLGFLMIALGVWALWARWRGELFRSRALLRFTLWMGPTGLVAMLAGWFTTEVGRQPWLVYNVMRTADGVSSHGAGQLATTLALFVLVYFVVFGAGTVYLLRLIGHGPVTHEGTEPVPGGPGRPRTPARPLSAAPDAADDTATART, from the coding sequence ATGTGGGACATCGACGCGCTGCTTCTCGCCCGGATCCAGTTCGGCTTCACGATCTCGTTTCATATCGTGTTTCCGGCGATCACGATCGGGCTCGCCAGCTACCTGGTCGTGCTCGAAGGCCAGTGGCTGCGCACCGGGCAGGAGGTGTTCCGCGACCTGTACCATTTCTGGTCGAAGATCTTCGCCGTCAACTTCGGCATGGGCGTCGTCTCCGGCGTCGTCATGGCGTACCAGTTCGGCACCAACTGGAGTTACTTTTCCGATTTCGCCGGCGGCGTGACCGGACCGTTGCTGGCCTACGAAGTCCTGACGGCGTTCTTCCTCGAGGCCGGCTTTCTCGGCGTCATGCTGTTCGGCTGGAAGCGGGTCGGCCCCGGCCTGCATTTCCTGTCGACGGTGATGGTCGCGGCCGGCACGCTGTTGTCGGCGACGTGGATCCTCGCGTCGAACAGCTGGATGCAGACACCGGCGGGCTACGAGATCGTCGCCGGACGCGTCGTGCCGACGGACTGGATCGCGGTGATCCTGAACCCGTCGTTTCCGTATCGCCTCGTCCACATGGGCATTGCGGCTTTCCTCGCGACTGCGCTGATCGTCGGCGCCTCCGGCGCCTGGCACCTGCTGCGCGGCCGCGACACGCCGGCGATCCGCAAGATGCTGTCGATGGCGATGTGGATGCTGCTCTTCGTCGCGCCGCTGCAGGCGGTGGTCGGCGATTTCCACGGCCTCAACACGCTCGACCACCAGCCGGCGAAGATCGCCGCGATGGAGGGGCACTGGGAGAACGTGCCCGGCGAGGGCGTGCCGCTGACGCTGTTCGGCTGGCCCGACATGGAGCGCGAGGAGACTCACTTCGCGGTCCGGGTGCCGCGGCTCGCGAGCCTGATCCTCACGCATTCATGGGATGGCCAATTCCCCGGGCTGAAGGAGTTCCCGCGCGAGGACCGGCCGAATTCGACGATCGTGTTCTGGTCGTTCCGGATCATGGTCGGGCTGGGATTCCTGATGATCGCGCTCGGCGTGTGGGCGCTGTGGGCGCGCTGGCGCGGCGAGCTGTTCCGCTCGCGCGCGCTGCTGCGATTCACGCTGTGGATGGGGCCAACCGGCCTCGTCGCGATGCTCGCCGGCTGGTTCACGACCGAAGTCGGCCGGCAGCCGTGGCTCGTGTACAACGTGATGCGCACCGCCGACGGCGTGTCGTCGCACGGCGCGGGGCAGCTCGCGACGACGCTCGCGCTCTTCGTTCTCGTCTATTTCGTCGTCTTCGGCGCTGGCACCGTATACCTGCTGCGCCTCATCGGGCACGGACCGGTGACGCACGAAGGGACGGAGCCCGTGCCCGGCGGGCCGGGCCGGCCGCGCACTCCGGCACGACCGCTGTCGGCAGCACCGGATGCGGCCGACGACACTGCCACCGCGCGCACCTGA
- the cydB gene encoding cytochrome d ubiquinol oxidase subunit II: MGIDLPLVWAVIILFGVMMYVVMDGFDLGIGLLYPFFADRTDRDVMMNTVAPVWDGNETWLVLGGAGLLAAFPLAYAVVLSAFYLPLILMLLGLIFRGVAFEFRFKADDAHRHLWDKAFIGGSLAATFFQGVTLGGYIQGIEVVDRAYAGGAFDWLAPFPLFVGAGLVVTYTLLGSTWLIVKTQGALQARMIAIARPLTWLLLAVIVAISVWTPLAREDIAQRWFTWPNLLWFAPVPILIVLTAWQLLQRLRRAPDVAPFVLTLFLVFLGYTGLGISLWPNIVPPGITIWEAAAPPQSMGFTLVGALLIIPLILMYTAWGYYVFRGKVDETQGYH; the protein is encoded by the coding sequence ATGGGCATCGATCTTCCGCTGGTGTGGGCCGTGATCATCCTGTTCGGCGTGATGATGTACGTCGTGATGGACGGTTTCGACCTCGGCATCGGCCTGCTGTACCCGTTCTTCGCCGACCGCACAGACCGCGACGTGATGATGAACACCGTCGCGCCGGTGTGGGACGGCAACGAGACCTGGCTCGTGCTCGGCGGCGCCGGGCTGCTCGCCGCGTTCCCGCTCGCGTACGCGGTGGTGTTGAGCGCGTTCTACCTGCCGCTGATCCTGATGCTGCTCGGCCTGATCTTTCGCGGCGTCGCGTTCGAATTCCGCTTCAAGGCGGACGACGCGCACCGCCACCTGTGGGACAAGGCGTTCATTGGCGGCTCGCTCGCGGCGACCTTCTTCCAGGGCGTCACGCTCGGCGGCTACATCCAGGGCATCGAGGTCGTCGATCGCGCGTACGCCGGCGGCGCGTTCGACTGGCTCGCGCCATTCCCGCTCTTCGTCGGCGCCGGCCTCGTCGTGACCTATACGCTGCTCGGCAGCACGTGGCTGATCGTCAAGACGCAGGGGGCGCTGCAGGCGCGGATGATCGCCATCGCGCGTCCGCTGACGTGGCTGCTGCTGGCCGTGATCGTCGCGATCAGCGTGTGGACGCCGCTCGCCCGCGAGGACATCGCGCAGCGCTGGTTCACGTGGCCGAACCTGCTGTGGTTCGCTCCGGTGCCGATCCTCATCGTGCTGACGGCGTGGCAGCTGCTGCAGCGGCTGCGCCGCGCGCCCGACGTCGCGCCTTTCGTGCTGACGCTGTTTCTCGTGTTCCTCGGCTACACCGGGCTCGGCATCAGCCTGTGGCCGAACATCGTCCCGCCCGGGATCACGATCTGGGAGGCCGCCGCCCCGCCGCAGAGCATGGGGTTCACGCTCGTCGGCGCGCTGCTGATCATCCCGCTGATCCTGATGTACACCGCATGGGGTTATTACGTGTTCCGCGGCAAGGTGGACGAAACGCAGGGCTACCACTGA
- a CDS encoding DUF2474 family protein produces MRRTATPAHGWLRRIAWLVLIWAASVAAVAAVAAVLRVAMRSVGLAP; encoded by the coding sequence ATGCGGCGGACCGCGACGCCGGCGCACGGATGGCTCAGGCGCATCGCGTGGCTCGTGCTGATCTGGGCCGCCAGCGTCGCCGCGGTCGCGGCCGTCGCGGCGGTACTGCGCGTCGCGATGCGCTCGGTGGGGTTGGCACCGTAG
- a CDS encoding sensor domain-containing diguanylate cyclase, whose product MSSDFLRKMRHGSIEKRNPDPLYAEQVRLLYENAPLAYTVTLINGAILGYIQLAFIPIAVVLAWYGCLLFVTAFRVLVTWRYGRVKRSADEARFWNIVYSIGAAVAGIVWGAAGWVLFPLDSIAHQVFVAFVLAGMAAGGVSVLAPRMEACLAFLLPALLPLAIQYLTLRTPLQTAMGVMTLIFLAAMSFSAWNFHRVIRTSLHLRFDKQELEAEVTRRQRAEERLFQEKDRLQTTVSSIGEGVALIDADGRIEYINPAAEQLFGQRCEHVLHRPPNEMFECFDDQGERIATALEDSLHSATPQRKQYVLYGKDKAKYVVEELATPLLDRLGKLVGAVSVFRDVTEAQKFTEQLIHAADHDVLTGLPNRNLLTDRTKQAIARAHRKHESFALLFVDLDQFKAVNDTMGHACGDALLIDVAKRLTDCVRAEDMVARLGGDEFVVLLDGPTHRRHVEAVANKILHTLREPFQLGAGSATISGSVGCSLYPHDGRDVDSLLGRADAAMYRAKQMGRNQKA is encoded by the coding sequence ATGAGCTCGGATTTCCTCCGCAAAATGAGACACGGGAGCATCGAAAAGCGCAATCCCGACCCGTTGTATGCGGAGCAGGTAAGGCTGCTCTATGAAAATGCGCCTCTCGCTTATACCGTAACGCTGATCAACGGAGCGATCCTCGGTTATATCCAGCTTGCGTTTATTCCCATTGCCGTCGTGCTTGCCTGGTATGGCTGCCTGTTGTTCGTCACAGCGTTCCGGGTCCTGGTTACATGGCGTTATGGCAGAGTCAAACGGAGCGCGGATGAAGCTCGTTTCTGGAACATTGTCTATTCGATCGGCGCGGCGGTAGCCGGCATTGTTTGGGGTGCGGCGGGCTGGGTGCTGTTTCCACTCGATTCGATCGCGCATCAGGTATTCGTTGCTTTTGTTCTAGCCGGCATGGCCGCGGGGGGCGTCAGCGTACTGGCGCCACGAATGGAAGCCTGCCTGGCGTTCCTGTTGCCTGCCCTGTTGCCGCTTGCCATTCAATATCTGACACTGCGCACGCCGTTGCAGACGGCGATGGGCGTCATGACATTGATTTTCCTCGCAGCCATGTCGTTTTCTGCCTGGAATTTCCACCGCGTGATTCGCACCTCGTTGCATCTCCGGTTCGACAAACAGGAACTGGAAGCGGAAGTCACGCGACGCCAGCGCGCCGAAGAACGGCTTTTCCAGGAAAAGGACAGGCTGCAGACCACCGTGAGTTCCATCGGCGAAGGCGTCGCCTTGATCGATGCCGACGGTCGCATCGAATACATCAATCCTGCCGCGGAACAACTTTTCGGCCAGCGTTGCGAGCATGTCCTGCACCGTCCGCCGAATGAAATGTTCGAATGTTTCGACGATCAAGGCGAGCGCATTGCCACCGCGCTGGAAGACAGCCTGCATTCGGCCACGCCGCAAAGGAAGCAATATGTCTTGTATGGAAAGGACAAAGCGAAGTACGTCGTTGAAGAACTGGCCACGCCGCTACTTGACCGCCTTGGCAAACTGGTGGGCGCCGTCTCGGTGTTTCGTGACGTGACGGAGGCGCAGAAATTTACCGAACAGCTGATACACGCCGCCGATCACGACGTGCTTACCGGACTACCAAACCGCAACTTGTTAACGGACAGGACCAAGCAGGCGATCGCGCGGGCGCACCGCAAACATGAAAGCTTTGCGCTGCTCTTCGTGGACCTGGACCAGTTCAAGGCGGTCAACGACACGATGGGACACGCCTGCGGCGACGCGCTATTGATTGATGTCGCAAAGCGTCTTACCGACTGCGTGCGCGCGGAAGACATGGTCGCCAGGCTGGGCGGGGACGAATTCGTGGTCCTGCTCGATGGCCCGACGCACCGCAGGCACGTTGAAGCCGTCGCCAACAAGATTCTGCACACCTTGCGCGAGCCTTTCCAACTCGGGGCCGGGTCCGCCACGATCTCCGGCAGCGTCGGCTGCAGCCTGTATCCCCACGACGGCCGGGACGTGGATAGCCTGCTCGGCCGCGCCGATGCGGCGATGTACCGCGCCAAGCAGATGGGGCGAAATCAGAAAGCTTAA
- a CDS encoding EAL and HDOD domain-containing protein, with protein MGNDNEVFVARQPILDRQRTVVAYELLFRDDGSGEARIGDGARATAQVIARVFGQLGLRSVVGGCSGFVNLDTETLLSRDFERLPKQGVVLELLETIEVDDAVVHRCAELKHLGYRLALDDFCAIAPAYEPLLALVDIVKIDVLQLDPRALELLVQRLRLYPPRLLAEKVDTLERARRCLALGFDLYQGFFFGRPTALASA; from the coding sequence ATGGGCAACGATAACGAGGTGTTCGTCGCACGCCAGCCGATTCTGGATCGGCAACGCACTGTGGTCGCGTACGAGCTGCTGTTTCGCGACGACGGCTCCGGCGAAGCGAGGATCGGCGACGGGGCGCGGGCAACCGCCCAGGTGATCGCGCGTGTTTTCGGGCAGCTCGGCCTGCGCAGCGTCGTCGGAGGCTGTAGCGGCTTCGTCAACCTCGACACCGAAACCTTGTTGAGCCGCGACTTCGAGCGCCTGCCCAAGCAAGGGGTCGTCCTCGAGTTGCTCGAGACGATCGAGGTCGACGACGCCGTCGTGCATCGCTGCGCCGAACTGAAGCACTTGGGTTACCGGCTTGCGCTCGATGATTTTTGTGCGATTGCGCCCGCTTACGAGCCGCTCCTCGCGCTCGTGGACATCGTCAAGATCGACGTGTTGCAGCTCGACCCGCGCGCGCTGGAACTGCTGGTTCAGCGACTGAGGCTCTACCCGCCGCGACTGCTCGCCGAGAAGGTCGATACGCTCGAGCGGGCGCGGCGGTGCCTCGCGCTCGGCTTCGATCTCTACCAAGGCTTCTTCTTCGGTCGCCCGACGGCGCTCGCGAGCGCCTGA